The Sphingobium sp. BYY-5 genome contains a region encoding:
- a CDS encoding tail fiber protein, protein MAGAEPAAAQGSEPFLGQLTLFPYTFCPRGWTEANGQLLPIAQNTALFSLIGTTYGGNGQTTFALPDLRGRAPIHVGTGPGLSSYTLGQVGGAEQTTITVNNMPPHNHSISATNMQANKGGPGGKLLAADSSLNKYSDTPAPNVAMNPQMVGTSGGGQPISIRDPYLAMRWCIALEGIFPSRN, encoded by the coding sequence TTGGCAGGCGCCGAACCAGCCGCTGCACAGGGTTCCGAGCCATTTCTTGGTCAGCTCACCTTATTTCCATATACTTTCTGCCCCCGCGGCTGGACCGAAGCCAATGGTCAACTCCTGCCCATCGCACAGAACACCGCCTTGTTCTCGCTGATCGGCACAACCTATGGCGGCAACGGCCAGACCACTTTCGCCCTGCCCGACTTGCGCGGTCGCGCGCCGATCCACGTCGGAACAGGCCCAGGCCTGTCCAGTTACACCCTGGGTCAGGTTGGTGGCGCCGAACAAACCACGATCACCGTGAACAATATGCCTCCGCACAATCATTCGATCTCCGCGACCAACATGCAGGCGAACAAGGGCGGCCCAGGCGGCAAGCTGCTCGCCGCAGACTCCAGTCTGAACAAATATTCGGACACCCCGGCGCCCAACGTCGCGATGAACCCCCAGATGGTCGGCACGTCGGGTGGCGGTCAGCCCATAAGCATACGGGATCCATATCTGGCTATGCGCTGGTGCATAGCGTTGGAAGGTATTTTCCCTTCCCGCAACTAG
- a CDS encoding TrbC/VirB2 family protein, whose product MVEMRKDDRWGSGIGAVFALIQSTAAIAQDYGDPAGSGPILNAVRWIEGTLLGTIATVVAVIAVASVGFLMLTGRINWRYGATVILGCFILFGAASIVAGIQSTAGLGQ is encoded by the coding sequence ATGGTCGAAATGAGGAAGGATGATCGCTGGGGGAGCGGAATAGGTGCGGTTTTCGCGCTGATTCAATCGACTGCCGCCATTGCGCAGGATTATGGCGATCCCGCAGGTTCGGGACCGATCCTGAATGCCGTTCGCTGGATCGAAGGGACATTGCTGGGTACGATCGCCACGGTAGTCGCTGTAATCGCCGTGGCGTCGGTGGGCTTCCTGATGCTGACGGGCCGCATCAATTGGCGTTATGGCGCTACCGTGATCCTGGGTTGCTTCATCCTGTTCGGGGCTGCAAGCATCGTGGCGGGTATCCAGTCGACTGCCGGGCTTGGTCAATAA
- a CDS encoding sulfotransferase — translation MMVRAPIAIGGVGGSGTRVVAALLQRLGHFIGSDLNPSLDNLWFTLLFKRRSVLLESNRDFTWLCDQFWLRMSGVPCLDGRSLERIADLAMSDRPPHSKAWLQQRMRSWMEAPPIPEQQAWGWKEPNTHVVIDHMLDLWPELRYIHVLRNPLDMAFSANQNQLNLWGPVFLDRPVTQGPRDSLSYCCTVARRIQRMTEDHPGRICTVNFERLCNAPHDVARQVANFINAAIDEDVLTWFSDLVGQRTPAIDRHQDIEPNSFAPDDLNFVATLGYEMEKIVSQSNS, via the coding sequence ATGATGGTCAGAGCCCCCATAGCCATTGGCGGCGTCGGCGGAAGCGGCACTCGCGTGGTCGCTGCGCTTCTGCAACGCCTGGGTCATTTCATCGGATCAGACCTGAATCCCTCCCTCGACAATCTGTGGTTCACCCTGCTGTTCAAGCGTCGGAGCGTGCTGCTGGAATCGAACCGCGACTTCACCTGGCTTTGCGACCAGTTCTGGCTGCGCATGAGCGGTGTACCTTGTCTGGATGGGCGCAGCCTTGAACGCATCGCCGACCTGGCAATGTCCGACCGGCCGCCACATAGCAAAGCCTGGCTGCAGCAGCGAATGCGATCCTGGATGGAAGCACCACCAATCCCGGAGCAACAGGCCTGGGGCTGGAAAGAGCCCAACACGCATGTCGTGATCGATCATATGCTCGATCTGTGGCCGGAACTCCGTTACATTCATGTCTTGCGCAACCCGCTCGACATGGCCTTCAGCGCCAATCAGAATCAGTTGAACCTGTGGGGACCTGTCTTTCTTGACCGGCCGGTCACACAAGGTCCCCGTGACTCCCTCAGCTATTGTTGCACGGTGGCGAGGCGAATCCAGCGCATGACCGAAGATCATCCTGGTCGCATCTGCACGGTGAATTTCGAAAGACTTTGCAACGCCCCGCACGATGTCGCCCGACAAGTGGCCAACTTCATCAACGCCGCCATCGACGAGGACGTGCTGACCTGGTTTTCCGACCTGGTCGGACAAAGAACCCCTGCGATCGACCGGCACCAGGACATCGAACCGAACAGCTTCGCTCCGGATGATCTCAACTTCGTCGCAACCCTCGGCTACGAAATGGAGAAAATAGTTTCTCAAAGCAACTCGTAA